From Nymphaea colorata isolate Beijing-Zhang1983 chromosome 6, ASM883128v2, whole genome shotgun sequence, a single genomic window includes:
- the LOC116256847 gene encoding thaumatin-like protein gives MHSSFPLFLLFLFLCSSLPSYGIELTLVNNCKESIWPGFMGGAGHHTPHYGGLHLGNGKEVIVNVPQGWSGRLWPRRGCQFNENGHGECETGDCMGLLHCRGAGGLPPMTVVEMTLGTSKSPLHFYDVSLVNGFNLPVSVVPVGGGIGCGMASCESDLNLCCPASLEVKKEGRVVACKSACMAWNHEKYCCTGNYSTPHTCKPTIFSSVFKVICPRAYSYPYDDSSSLHKCMASKYLITFCPPSPY, from the exons ATGCACTCATCTTTTCCCCTCTTCTTactgttcctcttcctctgcAGCTCACTGCCTTCAT ATGGGATAGAGCTCACTTTAGTAAACAACTGCAAGGAGAGCATCTGGCCCGGGTTCATGGGTGGTGCAGGGCATCACACACCACACTACGGTGGCCTGCATTTGGGCAATGGAAAGGAAGTCATCGTGAATGTGCCGCAAGGTTGGTCAGGGAGGTTATGGCCACGGCGAGGATGCCAGTTTAacgagaatggccatggtgagtgTGAAACAGGGGACTGTATGGGACTACTTCATTGCAGGGGAGCAGGCGGCCTGCCGCCAATGACGGTGGTGGAGATGACACTGGGCACGTCCAAGTCGCCCTTGCACTTCTATGATGTGAGTTTGGTAAATGGGTTCAACTTGCCAGTCTCTGTGGTTCCAGTTGGCGGTGGCATTGGGTGTGGCATGGCTTCATGTGAATCAGATCTGAATCTATGCTGCCCAGCATCATTGGAAGTAAAGAAGGAGGGGAGGGTGGTTGCTTGCAAGAGTGCGTGCATGGCTTGGAATCATGAAAAGTATTGTTGCACAGGCAACTATTCCACGCCACATACCTGCAAGCCCACAATCTTTTCCAGTGTCTTCAAGGTCATATGCCCTAGAGCTTACAGCTATCCTTATGACGATTCCAGTAGTCTTCACAAGTGCATGGCATCTAAGTACCTCATCACCTTCTGCCCTCCTAGTCCATACTAA